A single genomic interval of Terriglobus albidus harbors:
- a CDS encoding polysaccharide biosynthesis/export family protein — translation MPFKIRLITFVACFSYFSASVSAIHGQAPSVNPTTILQQYDIQYGAGTNNTTQYPDPAAQQQQQQTDVPPTPRVQRPQNGYAYPSLDDQSLQQEQQQQQRDSNPLRPEQESAARRERLLTQPSVPPLPLQLAAANTFRTLPSIFGRRFFRDPNDYPPNTAMQVPDNYQLAPGDEVLVRMWGSVSMNQRVSVDRAGAIYLPQVGKITVAGIPFSSLESTIRGAVDRIYRNYNLSVELGRLRSIQVFVTGAARQPGSYTVSSFSTLISALFSSGGPANTGSFRRIQLRRGGETVTEVDLYRFLRFGDKTKDVRLMPGDVIFIPPVGEQIAIGGSVKDTAVYELLGGESVEAALSLAGGRLNTAAESPLTIERIVPGDNRTILRIPSTALTETPVRNGDIIFVPELPPSFSNVVTLRGNVVQPLRFAWHAGLKLSDILPEKNALLTKGYWYTHNRLAVEPDFQPLVTTRRNAIGDTGITSREAASQQYPNGTATTGTTSDQTMWQQYPNQDIPGGASGAPPYPNQNGATGAAGTAGTRDQYPNQGSISGRDQVSKGAAKAVKITIPAPDIDWSYAVIERKDPVTLKSTLVPFNLGKLVLDHDMSEDKELQPEDVVTIFSQADVTVPREQQTKFVRVEGEVAMAGVYAVGNNESWADVLKKAGGLTSNAYPFGAEFTRESARLAQQQRLDDYIERLTAEIQHSVINVTVNGGSASSAASSLPVLQAELLRRLRNQKATGRVVLNTMPDSGSVTDLPVPEDGDVLIIPPRPSTVNVIGAVNNQSSYIFTPLAKAKYYLSLAGGSTTAGDSSRAFVIRANGSIVSAEQGRAFGSLRLAPGDTVVIPEKSFKINKFRTIFDSSFASQFAVVAAIISVIR, via the coding sequence GTGCCTTTCAAGATCCGCCTGATCACATTCGTCGCCTGTTTCAGCTATTTTTCAGCATCGGTATCAGCCATTCACGGCCAGGCTCCTTCGGTTAACCCGACGACGATCCTGCAGCAGTATGACATTCAGTATGGCGCGGGCACGAACAATACAACACAATATCCCGATCCCGCCGCGCAGCAGCAGCAGCAGCAGACGGATGTCCCCCCTACTCCCCGGGTGCAACGTCCCCAGAACGGGTACGCGTATCCCTCACTCGACGATCAGAGTTTGCAACAAGAGCAGCAACAACAGCAACGGGACAGCAACCCGCTTCGCCCGGAACAGGAGAGTGCCGCCCGCCGGGAACGCTTGCTTACACAGCCGTCGGTGCCTCCACTGCCGCTGCAACTCGCAGCCGCAAACACGTTTCGTACCTTGCCTTCTATCTTCGGACGCCGCTTTTTCCGTGATCCGAACGATTACCCACCCAATACCGCGATGCAGGTGCCAGACAATTACCAGCTTGCTCCTGGAGATGAAGTGCTGGTTCGGATGTGGGGATCCGTCTCGATGAATCAGAGAGTCTCCGTCGATCGTGCCGGAGCGATTTATCTTCCCCAAGTTGGAAAAATTACGGTTGCCGGCATTCCATTCAGCAGTCTGGAAAGCACAATTCGTGGCGCTGTTGACCGCATTTATCGCAACTACAACCTCTCCGTCGAGCTAGGTCGTCTGCGTTCGATTCAGGTCTTCGTCACAGGAGCGGCACGGCAACCTGGCAGCTATACCGTAAGTTCCTTTAGCACCCTCATCAGTGCGCTCTTCTCGTCCGGGGGCCCTGCCAATACGGGTTCATTCCGCCGGATCCAGCTACGGCGCGGTGGCGAAACAGTGACGGAAGTCGATCTGTATCGTTTTCTGCGGTTTGGCGATAAAACCAAAGATGTCCGTTTGATGCCTGGGGACGTAATTTTCATTCCCCCTGTCGGCGAGCAGATCGCAATTGGCGGTAGCGTCAAGGATACTGCGGTCTACGAATTGCTGGGCGGAGAGTCCGTAGAGGCGGCACTGAGTCTGGCTGGGGGAAGATTGAATACCGCCGCCGAATCCCCTCTCACAATTGAACGCATCGTTCCGGGCGACAACAGAACCATCCTTCGTATTCCGTCGACAGCCCTGACAGAGACCCCAGTACGCAATGGCGATATCATCTTCGTCCCCGAACTCCCTCCGTCCTTTTCAAATGTAGTTACCCTTCGCGGTAATGTTGTGCAACCGCTCCGATTTGCATGGCATGCAGGTCTGAAACTCAGCGACATTCTCCCCGAGAAGAACGCGCTGCTTACCAAAGGCTACTGGTACACGCACAATCGCCTGGCGGTGGAACCCGACTTTCAGCCTCTGGTAACAACACGCCGCAACGCCATTGGAGATACGGGCATAACTTCGCGCGAAGCTGCCTCACAGCAGTATCCCAATGGGACGGCTACAACAGGCACTACCTCTGATCAGACCATGTGGCAGCAGTACCCCAATCAGGACATCCCCGGCGGCGCTTCGGGAGCGCCCCCCTATCCGAACCAAAACGGAGCCACTGGAGCTGCTGGAACTGCTGGGACCAGAGATCAATATCCCAATCAAGGCTCCATCTCAGGACGCGACCAGGTCAGTAAAGGAGCTGCGAAGGCAGTAAAGATCACCATTCCGGCCCCGGATATCGATTGGAGTTACGCTGTCATCGAGCGTAAAGACCCAGTTACCCTCAAGAGCACCCTGGTCCCTTTCAATCTAGGAAAGCTGGTTCTGGATCATGACATGAGCGAGGATAAGGAACTTCAACCCGAAGATGTCGTCACCATTTTCTCCCAGGCAGACGTTACTGTTCCGAGAGAACAGCAGACGAAGTTCGTCCGCGTGGAGGGCGAAGTCGCGATGGCTGGCGTCTACGCAGTAGGAAATAACGAAAGCTGGGCCGATGTTCTGAAAAAGGCAGGGGGGCTTACTTCTAATGCCTACCCGTTCGGGGCCGAGTTTACGCGTGAATCTGCTCGTCTTGCCCAGCAACAACGACTCGACGACTATATTGAGCGCCTCACCGCCGAGATTCAGCATTCGGTAATTAATGTCACCGTTAATGGAGGCAGTGCTTCCTCCGCCGCCTCCAGTTTGCCGGTATTGCAGGCAGAGTTGTTACGGCGTCTTCGCAATCAGAAGGCAACCGGTCGCGTAGTTCTCAACACGATGCCGGATTCCGGCTCCGTGACGGATTTACCGGTGCCGGAAGACGGCGATGTATTGATCATTCCGCCGCGTCCCAGCACCGTCAATGTCATTGGAGCGGTGAATAACCAGAGTTCATATATTTTCACCCCCCTCGCCAAGGCAAAGTACTATCTCTCGCTTGCGGGAGGCTCCACAACTGCCGGCGATTCCTCCCGGGCCTTCGTCATCCGTGCAAACGGCTCCATCGTCTCGGCTGAGCAAGGACGCGCTTTCGGCAGTCTTCGGCTGGCCCCGGGAGACACGGTTGTTATTCCGGAAAAATCGTTCAAGATCAATAAATTCCGCACGATCTTCGACTCCAGCTTCGCCAGCCAGTTCGCGGTGGTAGCAGCCATTATCTCTGTCATCCGGTAG
- a CDS encoding type VI secretion system Vgr family protein, protein MALPHIQIGDNLLQDALLASVEITQGLNQHWWCTVVCRQTEDKRIPVEDFLGQTVQIKTTDQDGVEHVNFSGFVLDVELNYEVWGSYTAQLTAVSESYKLDLTARKEYYSDQTLSSVANTVSGREGLSVSVNGGSGKALNYVQYGESDFSFLNRIVDDYGCWLRPSEKGLEVFDSFQPGGKVLWRGEDGLIDFRVKGSLVPASVSGSHYDHHAMQSNTFQKVSDSAEFYPSSGKLTSAVQSRSQSLPSAFASQRARVMTLDGYQDYLRKESQRSIGGSVTATGHSRNQQLKAGDTIEVEGNIDAKGAYGLVKVIHRWEPQGYSNSFVCTPWKKYRSPQQPALRSWYGVVPARVVDHNDPKKMGRLKVQFFWQQDGSTHWARMVSPHAGPDRGFMFMPEVGDEVAVVFEDGDPERPVILGSVWNGVQQAPRLGFFGATSDIPDNNVKRIVTKAGNRVQMIDTPSKETVVLATPNSSALTMTEKHDSTGRTLVHIHSDGDIILTAPNGRVHVRSQFFSREIG, encoded by the coding sequence ATGGCATTACCTCACATTCAAATTGGCGACAACCTGCTGCAGGATGCATTGCTTGCATCTGTCGAAATCACGCAAGGGCTTAACCAGCACTGGTGGTGCACCGTTGTCTGCCGGCAGACGGAAGACAAACGAATCCCAGTCGAAGACTTCCTCGGGCAGACAGTCCAAATCAAAACGACCGACCAGGACGGAGTAGAGCACGTCAACTTCTCCGGCTTTGTGCTGGATGTCGAATTGAACTACGAGGTCTGGGGAAGCTATACCGCACAGCTGACCGCCGTCAGCGAGAGCTACAAACTCGACCTGACCGCCCGTAAGGAGTACTACTCCGACCAGACGCTCTCTTCCGTAGCCAATACCGTCTCCGGCCGGGAGGGCCTTTCCGTCTCCGTGAACGGAGGCTCGGGTAAGGCGCTGAACTACGTGCAGTATGGCGAGTCAGACTTCTCGTTTCTGAACCGCATTGTTGACGACTATGGATGCTGGTTGCGCCCCTCTGAAAAAGGACTCGAGGTCTTCGATTCGTTCCAGCCGGGTGGCAAAGTATTGTGGCGTGGAGAAGATGGTCTTATTGACTTTCGTGTGAAGGGATCGCTTGTACCGGCTTCGGTCAGTGGCTCCCACTACGATCACCATGCCATGCAGTCCAACACCTTTCAAAAGGTAAGTGACTCGGCCGAGTTCTACCCTTCCTCAGGGAAATTGACCAGTGCGGTCCAGTCGCGCTCACAGTCGCTTCCCTCGGCATTCGCATCACAGCGTGCGCGCGTCATGACGCTTGACGGCTATCAGGACTATCTCCGCAAGGAGAGCCAGCGCTCCATCGGCGGCAGCGTTACCGCGACCGGCCACTCTCGCAATCAACAGTTGAAAGCTGGAGACACCATCGAAGTTGAAGGCAATATCGATGCCAAGGGCGCCTATGGTCTCGTAAAAGTCATCCATCGCTGGGAACCACAGGGATACAGCAACTCCTTTGTCTGCACTCCCTGGAAGAAGTACCGGAGTCCTCAGCAGCCGGCGCTCCGTTCCTGGTACGGTGTGGTGCCGGCGCGCGTGGTCGATCACAACGACCCCAAGAAGATGGGCCGCCTCAAAGTGCAGTTTTTCTGGCAGCAGGATGGCTCCACGCATTGGGCGCGCATGGTCTCACCGCATGCCGGCCCCGACCGCGGCTTCATGTTCATGCCCGAGGTCGGTGACGAGGTTGCCGTTGTCTTTGAAGACGGTGATCCGGAACGTCCAGTGATCCTCGGCTCGGTCTGGAACGGCGTACAGCAGGCTCCTCGCCTGGGCTTCTTCGGAGCAACCTCGGATATTCCAGACAACAACGTGAAGCGCATTGTCACAAAAGCCGGAAACCGGGTGCAGATGATCGATACTCCAAGCAAGGAGACCGTTGTCCTGGCAACGCCCAACTCCTCTGCGCTGACCATGACCGAGAAACACGACAGCACTGGCAGGACGCTGGTACACATCCATTCCGACGGTGACATTATTCTGACCGCGCCCAATGGCCGTGTCCATGTACGCAGTCAGTTCTTCTCGCGTGAGATTGGTTGA
- a CDS encoding N-acetylmuramidase family protein: MSFREELKKAVGPGKPNEEQDVRLVQRLLDRQSARTGIIVPQNGGFDRQTYTAIATFQRRIIHMPFADGIVEPRSATFQQLAMTMGQRLMAGAAGGLRLPYRTGDAKLADDDYKAAADDLCCEVRAIKAVTSVEAPRGAYDEFGRPTILFERHLFHRFTAGRHDRFAPDISNANRGGYGKYAAQYDKLQRAYQLDATAALRAASWGAFQILGDNYAQAGFGTVDLFVTAMCQSIQQQLRAFVAFIKFSATLTQAIQNRNWATFARVYNGPAYKDNRYDTNLQGAYDAATP, translated from the coding sequence ATGTCATTTCGTGAGGAGCTCAAAAAAGCCGTCGGACCGGGAAAGCCGAACGAAGAACAGGATGTGCGCCTGGTGCAGCGTCTGCTCGATCGGCAATCGGCACGTACTGGAATCATTGTTCCGCAAAATGGTGGCTTCGATCGTCAGACCTATACGGCGATCGCCACCTTCCAGCGACGGATCATACATATGCCGTTCGCAGATGGCATCGTAGAACCCCGCAGCGCGACTTTCCAGCAGCTTGCCATGACAATGGGGCAACGGCTAATGGCCGGCGCAGCCGGAGGACTCCGACTTCCCTACCGCACGGGTGATGCGAAGCTGGCGGATGACGATTACAAGGCCGCCGCGGATGACTTGTGCTGTGAGGTGCGTGCGATCAAAGCGGTTACATCGGTAGAAGCTCCCCGTGGAGCCTATGATGAGTTCGGCCGCCCCACCATTCTCTTCGAACGTCATCTCTTCCATCGCTTCACGGCCGGCCGTCATGACCGGTTCGCTCCGGATATCTCGAATGCCAACCGAGGCGGTTATGGAAAATATGCCGCGCAGTATGACAAGTTGCAGCGCGCCTATCAGCTCGATGCGACAGCGGCACTCCGGGCGGCGTCCTGGGGCGCGTTTCAGATCCTCGGCGACAACTATGCACAGGCCGGCTTTGGTACTGTGGACCTTTTTGTGACCGCCATGTGCCAGTCAATCCAACAGCAGTTACGGGCATTTGTTGCCTTCATCAAGTTCAGCGCCACGCTGACGCAGGCGATTCAAAACCGCAACTGGGCGACCTTCGCCCGCGTCTATAACGGCCCAGCGTATAAGGACAACCGTTATGACACCAATCTGCAGGGGGCCTATGACGCTGCGACACCTTAG
- a CDS encoding PP2C family protein-serine/threonine phosphatase: protein MEIRISAAGASDVGRTRRTNEDAFGFDLGRGLFVVCDGVGGSRAGEVASQSAVDCVLRTFPETLADSNDGGNELHRAIQGANRYIYQSSLNDAVYQGMCTTIVAAHFDGTRMWIAHVGDSRAYLLRRQSLHRLTEDHSQLAEKLREGLNHSSKHAMQQWDSMLTQAVGASEIVIPAVSMVRVELGDCFIFATDGVSKALRTSEMLALLLTTSSPEQACQQLVGAANDAGGHDNATCVIVEID, encoded by the coding sequence ATGGAGATACGTATCAGCGCTGCAGGAGCCAGTGACGTCGGACGCACGCGGCGGACGAATGAAGACGCCTTCGGTTTCGATCTGGGCCGGGGACTCTTCGTCGTCTGCGACGGCGTTGGCGGATCGCGGGCAGGCGAAGTCGCCAGCCAGTCGGCTGTCGATTGTGTTCTACGTACATTTCCCGAAACGCTGGCGGATTCCAACGACGGGGGGAATGAACTGCACCGTGCGATTCAGGGGGCCAACCGTTACATCTATCAGTCGTCCCTCAACGACGCCGTTTACCAGGGCATGTGCACGACCATCGTGGCTGCCCACTTCGATGGCACACGCATGTGGATCGCGCATGTCGGTGACAGCCGGGCTTATCTGCTTCGCCGGCAGTCGCTCCATCGCTTGACCGAAGATCACTCTCAACTGGCGGAAAAGCTGCGGGAGGGTTTGAACCACAGCTCAAAACACGCCATGCAGCAATGGGATTCGATGTTGACTCAGGCCGTGGGCGCGTCAGAGATCGTGATCCCAGCGGTCAGCATGGTTCGAGTCGAGCTAGGCGACTGTTTCATTTTCGCTACGGACGGCGTCAGTAAGGCATTGCGTACCTCCGAAATGCTTGCACTGCTACTGACAACGTCTTCGCCGGAACAAGCGTGTCAACAACTGGTAGGCGCAGCAAACGACGCTGGCGGGCACGACAATGCCACCTGCGTCATTGTGGAGATTGACTGA